From one Comamonas piscis genomic stretch:
- a CDS encoding alpha/beta hydrolase — MTTTATAADATKNPFTLVYAGAITKNEPGKVNIHPVGYKLNGLDIVANIYTPANYDPQQQYPAVVVAHPNGGVKEQVAGLYAQLLAEQGFITITADAAYQGGSAGLPRSTDKPQFRVEDIHGMADFISRFAGVDASRLGLLGICAGGGYSLTAAKTDKRFKSVATISMFNSGRVRRDGLAGSQVATIQQRLKQATDARIQEVAGGEVLYAGDADLSDAQIAALPFALYRQGYEYYWRTHAHPGSTFKYTMSSLMDLMRWDATDQISLIDQPLLMIAGSAADTLYMTEDAFAKATGAKNKELFKIDGATHIETYWVPKYVDAAMGKLTPFYTKTL; from the coding sequence ATGACCACTACTGCTACCGCTGCCGACGCCACCAAGAACCCTTTCACTCTGGTCTACGCTGGCGCAATCACCAAGAACGAACCGGGCAAGGTCAACATCCACCCGGTGGGCTACAAGCTCAATGGCCTGGATATCGTTGCCAACATCTACACCCCCGCCAATTACGACCCCCAGCAGCAGTACCCTGCGGTGGTGGTTGCGCACCCCAACGGGGGAGTCAAGGAACAGGTGGCCGGCCTTTACGCCCAACTTTTGGCTGAGCAAGGCTTTATCACCATCACCGCCGATGCGGCCTACCAAGGCGGCAGCGCTGGCCTGCCGCGCAGCACGGACAAGCCCCAGTTCCGCGTGGAAGATATCCATGGCATGGCGGATTTCATCAGCCGCTTTGCCGGTGTGGACGCCAGCCGCCTCGGCCTGCTGGGTATCTGCGCGGGCGGTGGTTATTCGCTGACGGCGGCCAAGACGGACAAACGCTTCAAGTCGGTAGCGACCATCAGCATGTTCAACTCCGGGCGTGTGCGCCGCGATGGGCTGGCAGGCTCGCAAGTGGCCACGATCCAGCAGCGCCTGAAGCAAGCCACCGATGCGCGCATTCAAGAAGTGGCGGGCGGCGAGGTCTTGTATGCCGGCGATGCCGACCTGAGCGACGCGCAGATTGCAGCGCTACCGTTTGCGCTGTACCGCCAGGGCTATGAATACTACTGGCGCACCCATGCACACCCTGGCTCCACTTTCAAGTACACGATGAGCAGCCTGATGGATTTGATGCGCTGGGATGCCACCGACCAGATCAGCCTGATCGACCAGCCCTTGCTGATGATTGCGGGCAGTGCGGCCGATACCTTGTACATGACCGAGGACGCCTTTGCCAAGGCCACCGGTGCCAAGAACAAGGAGCTGTTCAAAATCGACGGTGCCACCCACATCGAGACCTATTGGGTGCCCAAGTATGTCGATGCCGCCATGGGCAAGCTGACGCCGTTCTATACCAAGACGCTGTAA
- a CDS encoding flavodoxin, whose product MAASNRSTRRALLGTLASLPVVAAAAEKPPTAGGTGGRVLVVYFSRTGNTRVIAGLIQRSLKAQLAEIVPATPYPEDYLETVEQARQERDAGRTRPMARRIDVAAFDTVYLGFPMWGETVPPVVRAFLASQNWQGKTLVPFQTHGGYGLGNSQEVLRGYLTKGQLQPGFVMEADQERRTMTQVGDWLKDRRSGS is encoded by the coding sequence ATGGCCGCCAGCAATCGGTCTACGCGGCGGGCACTGTTGGGCACGCTGGCCAGCTTGCCGGTGGTGGCCGCTGCGGCTGAGAAGCCGCCCACCGCCGGTGGCACTGGCGGACGGGTGCTGGTCGTGTACTTTTCACGCACCGGAAACACCCGTGTCATCGCTGGCCTGATCCAGCGCAGCCTGAAAGCGCAGTTGGCCGAGATAGTGCCGGCCACGCCGTACCCCGAGGACTACCTGGAGACGGTGGAGCAGGCCCGGCAGGAGCGCGATGCGGGCCGGACCAGGCCAATGGCTCGCCGTATCGACGTGGCGGCCTTTGACACGGTGTACCTGGGCTTTCCGATGTGGGGCGAGACGGTGCCTCCCGTCGTGCGCGCTTTTCTGGCATCGCAAAACTGGCAAGGCAAGACCCTGGTGCCCTTCCAAACCCATGGCGGCTACGGCTTGGGCAATAGCCAGGAGGTGCTGCGCGGCTACCTGACAAAGGGCCAACTGCAGCCGGGCTTTGTGATGGAGGCCGACCAGGAGCGGCGCACGATGACCCAGGTGGGGGATTGGCTGAAGGACAGGCGCAGCGGGAGCTAA
- a CDS encoding YcjF family protein — translation MTTEEIRATLTLCLLASFADGEKHEREREQIRQVAEGLAADQQINLPHLYQDVLLRRVQLSDVLAQLQTTESRQLAYEMALCVCEADGSTSPKEAEFLAQLREAFGSAAQAATASAPATAVAPAAAAAAGLAAAATLATPPAQALAGNLVDAPLNAALPEAPLALTEPAPHPAAADPLVPAQTERRPSTLSVEAMDQKILKSSILNGAIELLPENLSTLAIIPLQMRLVYQIGQNYGYELDKGHIKDLLGALGVGLTSQYLEQAGRKLLGGLLGKAGKGLLGGLGKQAVSSGMSFASTYALGHVANQYYAGGRQLSTEMLKNAYQHVMQDGRQLQSRYQPQMQETARGLNTAKILSMVRGGQ, via the coding sequence ATGACGACTGAAGAAATTCGTGCCACTTTGACCCTGTGCCTGCTTGCCTCGTTCGCCGATGGCGAGAAGCACGAGCGTGAGCGCGAGCAGATCCGCCAAGTGGCCGAGGGCCTGGCGGCCGACCAGCAGATCAACCTGCCCCATCTCTACCAGGATGTGCTGCTGCGCCGCGTGCAGCTGAGCGATGTGCTGGCCCAGCTGCAGACGACGGAGTCGCGCCAGCTCGCCTATGAGATGGCGCTCTGCGTCTGCGAAGCCGATGGCAGCACGAGCCCCAAGGAAGCGGAATTTTTGGCGCAGCTGCGCGAGGCATTTGGTTCGGCAGCGCAGGCGGCAACAGCCTCTGCGCCGGCTACTGCGGTGGCACCTGCTGCGGCTGCCGCTGCGGGTCTGGCTGCTGCAGCCACCTTGGCCACGCCACCCGCGCAGGCGCTGGCTGGCAACCTGGTCGATGCGCCCTTGAATGCCGCCTTGCCCGAAGCGCCATTGGCGCTGACCGAGCCAGCGCCCCATCCGGCAGCGGCTGACCCGCTGGTGCCAGCGCAGACCGAGCGGCGCCCATCGACCCTGTCGGTGGAGGCCATGGACCAGAAGATTCTCAAGTCCTCGATCCTCAACGGTGCCATCGAGTTGCTGCCCGAGAACCTCTCCACCCTGGCTATCATTCCGCTGCAGATGCGCCTGGTCTACCAGATTGGGCAGAACTATGGCTACGAGCTGGACAAGGGCCATATCAAGGACCTGCTGGGTGCCCTGGGTGTCGGTTTGACCTCGCAATACCTGGAGCAGGCGGGGCGCAAACTGCTCGGCGGTCTACTGGGCAAGGCCGGCAAGGGCTTGCTGGGTGGCCTGGGCAAGCAGGCCGTCAGCAGCGGCATGAGCTTTGCGTCCACCTACGCGCTGGGCCATGTTGCCAACCAGTACTACGCGGGCGGTCGCCAACTGTCCACCGAGATGCTGAAAAATGCCTATCAGCATGTGATGCAGGATGGTCGCCAGCTCCAGTCGCGCTACCAGCCGCAGATGCAGGAAACTGCGCGCGGCTTGAATACGGCCAAGATCCTGTCGATGGTGCGCGGCGGTCAGTAA